A portion of the Gemmatimonadales bacterium genome contains these proteins:
- the pbpC gene encoding penicillin-binding protein 1C, translating into MTARRTLLGAAGVAAAGLATVLAWIAVPPPAGLTAPPQVASLTIEDRHGLPLRTTRAADGSRTRWLALGDVDPQLIQAFVALEDRRFYAHAGVDLRAAARALAQDLGGGRVVSGASTITMQLARLLVPTSHGIGGKLAQALWALRLERHLTKQQILEQYLDRVPLGQGALGVDAAAALYFGASATRLSPGQAALLAGLASAPAADNPFVAPDRARARRALALRRMLELGYVTAADAARARAEPVVATRGDPAFLAPHFTSRVLQWAEDSGVALAGTWRTSLDLPLQTELEAEVRHTVALLRDRGVRHAAAVVLDNASGDVLAWVGSPDFWADSAGQVDMVVSPRQPGSALKPFLYALAFDRGLSPATVLPDVLHTYQTATGPYQPRNYDRRFHGPVRAREALASSFNVPAIELTDRLGVGSLLGVLHRAGFASLSRTADYYGLGLALGNGDVTLLEMANAFRALANDGEWSPVRWGVGTGPGPAGTPPERRVVSPGAAALVLDVLRDPLARAPGFGLDTPFDFAFPVAVKTGTSHHFTDNWAVGVTRGFTVAVWAGNFTGRPMRQVSGVTGAGPLLHRAILDVAKRYEPGVPPTPAAYGAVRVAVCRLSGLRATRHCPALDEWVLPGTGPVAGCDWHRPDGTVAWPAAYAAWVAEEGLSRPADAPGGRGVAALAAADSGFRIVSPLDGDRYAVPPGTDPRYATVALRAVGRPDDGPVRWTVDGRPVDVTRWRLRSGTHAIRAVGASGREAEVTIRVE; encoded by the coding sequence GTGACGGCGCGGAGGACCCTCCTCGGGGCGGCCGGTGTGGCCGCCGCCGGCCTCGCGACCGTGCTCGCCTGGATCGCGGTGCCGCCGCCGGCGGGGCTCACCGCGCCTCCCCAGGTGGCCAGCCTCACCATCGAGGACCGGCACGGGCTGCCGCTCAGGACCACCCGGGCCGCGGACGGCAGCCGCACCCGCTGGCTCGCGCTGGGCGACGTGGACCCGCAGCTCATCCAGGCCTTCGTGGCGCTCGAAGACCGCCGCTTCTACGCGCACGCCGGCGTGGACCTGCGAGCCGCGGCGCGCGCGCTGGCGCAGGACCTCGGCGGCGGCCGGGTCGTCTCCGGCGCTTCGACGATCACCATGCAGCTGGCGCGGCTGCTCGTGCCCACGAGCCACGGCATCGGAGGCAAGCTCGCGCAGGCGCTGTGGGCGCTGCGGCTCGAGCGCCACCTGACCAAGCAGCAGATCCTGGAGCAGTACCTCGACCGCGTGCCGCTCGGACAGGGAGCCCTTGGCGTCGACGCTGCCGCGGCGCTGTACTTCGGCGCCTCGGCCACCCGCCTCTCGCCCGGCCAGGCGGCCCTGCTCGCCGGATTGGCCAGCGCGCCGGCGGCCGACAATCCCTTCGTCGCCCCCGACCGCGCCCGCGCGCGGCGAGCGCTCGCGCTGCGGCGCATGCTGGAGCTGGGCTACGTGACCGCCGCCGACGCGGCCCGCGCCCGGGCGGAGCCGGTCGTCGCCACCCGCGGCGACCCGGCGTTCCTCGCGCCGCACTTCACCAGCCGCGTGCTGCAGTGGGCCGAGGACTCGGGCGTCGCCCTGGCCGGCACGTGGCGCACCTCGCTCGACCTCCCGCTTCAGACCGAGCTGGAGGCGGAGGTGCGGCACACGGTCGCGCTGCTCCGGGACCGCGGCGTCCGCCACGCGGCGGCCGTCGTGCTCGACAACGCGAGCGGCGACGTGCTCGCCTGGGTGGGCTCCCCCGACTTCTGGGCGGACAGCGCGGGACAGGTGGACATGGTCGTCTCTCCGCGGCAGCCGGGCTCGGCCCTGAAGCCGTTCCTCTATGCCCTCGCCTTCGACCGCGGGCTGTCGCCCGCGACGGTGCTGCCCGACGTCCTCCACACCTACCAGACCGCGACCGGGCCGTACCAGCCGCGCAACTACGACCGCCGGTTCCACGGCCCGGTGCGCGCCCGCGAGGCGCTGGCCAGCTCGTTCAACGTCCCCGCCATCGAGCTGACCGACCGGCTGGGCGTCGGCAGCCTCCTCGGCGTGCTGCACCGCGCCGGCTTCGCGAGCCTGTCGCGCACGGCCGACTACTACGGCCTCGGCCTCGCGCTGGGCAACGGCGACGTAACCCTGCTCGAGATGGCCAATGCGTTCCGCGCCCTGGCCAACGACGGCGAGTGGAGCCCGGTCCGCTGGGGCGTCGGCACCGGGCCGGGTCCCGCCGGGACGCCGCCCGAGCGCCGGGTCGTCTCGCCGGGCGCCGCCGCACTGGTGCTCGACGTCCTGCGCGATCCGCTCGCGCGAGCGCCGGGCTTCGGCCTCGACACGCCGTTCGACTTCGCGTTCCCCGTCGCGGTCAAGACCGGCACCAGCCACCATTTCACGGACAACTGGGCGGTGGGCGTCACGCGGGGTTTCACCGTCGCGGTGTGGGCGGGCAACTTCACCGGCCGGCCGATGCGCCAGGTGAGCGGCGTGACCGGAGCCGGTCCCCTGCTCCACCGCGCCATCCTCGACGTCGCCAAGCGGTACGAGCCGGGGGTGCCGCCGACCCCCGCGGCCTATGGGGCCGTCCGCGTGGCCGTGTGCCGCCTCTCGGGCCTGCGGGCGACCCGCCACTGCCCGGCGCTGGACGAGTGGGTCCTGCCGGGCACCGGGCCGGTCGCCGGTTGCGACTGGCACCGGCCCGACGGAACGGTCGCGTGGCCCGCCGCGTACGCGGCGTGGGTCGCCGAGGAGGGCCTGAGCCGGCCGGCCGATGCGCCCGGCGGCAGGGGCGTGGCGGCGCTCGCGGCGGCGGACAGCGGCTTCCGGATCGTCTCGCCGCTAGACGGCGACCGGTACGCGGTTCCCCCGGGGACCGACCCCCGCTACGCCACCGTCGCGCTGCGCGCCGTCGGGCGGCCGGACGACGGTCCGGTGCGCTGGACCGTGGACGGACGTCCCGTCGACGTCACCCGGTGGCGCCTGCGCTCCGGCACCCACGCGATCCGCGCAGTGGGAGCCTCCGGCCGCGAGGCCGAGGTGACGATCCGGGTCGAGTGA
- a CDS encoding cytochrome c oxidase subunit II codes for MNVDLYERLWMWGAAAIVVVFLVAIGVSTFAYAVRPPSHVETIDPTAVMQDARFSAPGVTTRPDGSVQVVMVAMTFAFLPNEVHVPVGRPVTFRITSMDVTHGFEIAGTNANTMVVPGYVSQFTYTFTTPGERLVVCNEYCGTGHHTMQGKVIVDPAPGAAPSPAGVAR; via the coding sequence ATGAACGTGGACCTGTACGAGCGGCTGTGGATGTGGGGAGCGGCGGCGATCGTGGTCGTGTTCCTGGTCGCGATCGGCGTCTCGACCTTCGCGTACGCGGTGCGGCCGCCCAGCCACGTCGAGACGATCGACCCGACCGCGGTGATGCAGGACGCGCGCTTCAGCGCGCCCGGCGTCACGACGCGGCCCGACGGCAGCGTGCAGGTCGTGATGGTGGCGATGACGTTCGCCTTCCTGCCCAACGAGGTCCACGTCCCGGTCGGCCGGCCGGTGACCTTCCGCATCACCAGCATGGACGTGACCCACGGCTTCGAGATCGCCGGCACGAACGCCAACACGATGGTCGTCCCGGGCTACGTCTCGCAGTTCACCTACACGTTCACGACGCCGGGCGAGCGGCTGGTGGTCTGCAACGAGTACTGCGGCACCGGGCACCACACCATGCAGGGCAAGGTGATCGTGGATCCGGCGCCGGGCGCGGCACCATCGCCGGCCGGGGTGGCCCGATGA
- a CDS encoding DNA-formamidopyrimidine glycosylase family protein, with translation MFHGNFRTVPELPDITVYLEALGTRVQGHVLERVEVASPFVLRSVDPPLEACHGRRVTELRRLGKRIVLGLEDRLFVVIHLMIAGRLQWHALRPATARRSTLAAFTFDSGTLLLTEAGTKRRASVHLVRGEDALAGFDRGGLEVLAASAEAFAARLRSENHTVKRALADPRLISGIGNAYSDEILHRARLSPMLLTSRLSDEQAARLFDAARATLVEWTERLRRETGEAFPAKVTAFRDGMAVHGRFRQPCPVCGQPVQRIRYADNETNYCARCQTGGRLLADRALSRLLKDDWPRSLDELEEMQEKHSVTAR, from the coding sequence ATGTTCCACGGTAACTTCCGCACCGTGCCGGAGCTGCCCGACATCACCGTGTACCTCGAGGCGCTCGGGACGCGCGTGCAGGGTCACGTGCTCGAGCGCGTGGAGGTGGCGAGCCCGTTCGTGCTGCGCAGCGTGGACCCGCCGCTGGAGGCTTGCCACGGCAGGCGGGTGACGGAGCTGCGGCGTCTCGGCAAGCGCATCGTCCTCGGGCTCGAGGACCGGCTGTTCGTGGTGATCCACCTGATGATCGCCGGACGGCTGCAGTGGCACGCGCTCCGCCCCGCCACGGCGCGGCGCTCGACCCTGGCGGCGTTCACCTTCGACTCCGGCACGCTGCTCCTCACGGAGGCGGGTACCAAGCGCCGCGCCTCGGTCCACCTCGTGCGCGGCGAGGACGCGCTGGCCGGCTTCGACCGAGGCGGCCTGGAGGTGCTCGCGGCGAGCGCGGAGGCGTTCGCCGCCCGGCTGCGCTCGGAGAACCACACCGTCAAGCGGGCCCTCGCCGACCCGCGGCTCATCAGCGGCATCGGCAACGCGTACTCCGACGAGATCCTCCACCGCGCCCGGCTCTCGCCGATGCTGCTCACGTCCCGCCTGAGCGACGAGCAGGCGGCACGGCTGTTCGACGCCGCGCGGGCGACGCTCGTCGAGTGGACGGAGCGGCTGCGGCGCGAGACCGGCGAGGCCTTCCCGGCGAAGGTCACGGCGTTCCGCGACGGCATGGCCGTGCACGGGCGGTTCCGCCAGCCGTGCCCGGTGTGCGGGCAGCCGGTCCAACGCATCCGCTACGCCGACAACGAGACCAACTACTGCGCCCGCTGCCAGACCGGGGGCCGCCTGCTGGCCGACCGTGCGCTCTCGCGCCTGCTGAAGGACGACTGGCCGCGCTCCCTGGACGAGCTGGAAGAAATGCAAGAGAAACACTCGGTAACAGCGCGCTAA
- a CDS encoding b(o/a)3-type cytochrome-c oxidase subunit 1, whose protein sequence is MKRLDRLALANIGVAVAAFGVAACMALMQALSRANLDLPFRSARIYYLSVTAHGTLMALVFTTFFIMGLGYALVPRALGRPLAHPRLAWASFWVALAGTLATVAAILSGQASVLYTFYPPLKAHPAFYIGATLLVVGSWGWGFVVLRSLRAWRKDNPGAPIPLAVHGMATTIIVWFIATAGVAAEMLLLLIPWSLGLTKTIDPELARTLFWWFGHPLVYFWLLPAYVIWYTVLPRAAGGKLFSDALGRLVFVLFIVLSSPVGLHHQAMDPGIPAGWKLFHTFNTMWILYPSFITAFTIIASLEVAGRMRGATGLFNWIGKLPWGDPLVASVLLAMILFAFGGFGGAINAAYGMNAMVHNTAWVQGHFHLTVGSATALTFMGTAYWLVPKLTGRDLELGLLAKVQPYLWFAGMMLFSFSNHVTGLMGMPRRVFDPSYGGDPLAAHWRTLTGISAVGGVLLFTSAAFFVMVMLGTWLAGRRAEQPEVEFAEPLGATPTRVPLLDRLGLWTVVAVVLVLLAYAYPIWHLISMPHFGSPPFTPF, encoded by the coding sequence ATGAAGCGCCTCGATCGGCTGGCGCTCGCGAACATCGGGGTCGCGGTGGCCGCCTTCGGCGTCGCCGCGTGCATGGCGCTGATGCAGGCGCTGTCGCGCGCCAACCTCGACCTGCCGTTCCGCTCCGCGCGCATCTACTACCTGTCGGTGACCGCGCACGGCACGCTGATGGCCCTGGTGTTCACCACCTTCTTCATCATGGGGCTCGGGTACGCGCTCGTGCCCCGCGCGCTCGGCCGGCCCCTCGCGCACCCCCGCCTGGCGTGGGCGTCGTTCTGGGTCGCGCTCGCCGGCACGCTCGCCACGGTCGCGGCGATCCTCTCGGGGCAGGCATCGGTGCTGTACACGTTCTATCCGCCCCTGAAGGCGCACCCGGCGTTCTACATCGGCGCGACCCTGCTCGTCGTCGGCTCCTGGGGCTGGGGATTCGTGGTGCTGCGGTCGTTGCGCGCCTGGCGGAAGGACAATCCCGGTGCGCCCATCCCGCTCGCGGTGCACGGGATGGCGACGACCATCATCGTGTGGTTCATCGCCACCGCGGGCGTCGCGGCGGAAATGCTGCTGCTGCTGATCCCGTGGTCGCTCGGCCTGACGAAGACCATCGACCCCGAGCTGGCGCGCACCCTGTTCTGGTGGTTCGGCCATCCGCTGGTCTACTTCTGGCTCCTGCCGGCGTACGTGATCTGGTACACGGTGCTGCCGAGGGCGGCCGGCGGGAAGCTGTTCAGCGACGCGCTGGGGCGCCTGGTGTTCGTGCTGTTCATCGTGCTCTCGTCGCCGGTCGGCCTGCACCACCAGGCCATGGATCCCGGCATTCCCGCGGGCTGGAAGCTGTTCCATACCTTCAACACGATGTGGATCCTGTACCCGAGCTTCATCACCGCCTTCACCATCATCGCCTCGCTGGAGGTCGCCGGCCGGATGAGGGGCGCGACCGGGCTGTTCAACTGGATCGGGAAGCTGCCGTGGGGCGACCCGCTGGTGGCCAGCGTGCTGCTGGCGATGATCCTGTTCGCGTTCGGCGGATTCGGCGGCGCGATCAACGCCGCCTACGGCATGAACGCGATGGTGCACAACACGGCCTGGGTCCAGGGGCACTTTCACCTCACCGTGGGCAGCGCGACGGCGCTGACTTTCATGGGCACGGCCTACTGGCTCGTGCCCAAGCTCACCGGCCGCGATCTCGAGCTGGGGCTGCTGGCGAAGGTGCAACCGTACCTGTGGTTCGCCGGCATGATGCTGTTCTCGTTCTCGAACCACGTCACCGGTCTGATGGGGATGCCGCGGCGCGTGTTCGATCCCAGCTACGGCGGCGATCCGCTGGCGGCCCACTGGCGCACGCTGACCGGCATCTCCGCCGTGGGCGGCGTCCTGCTGTTCACCAGCGCCGCGTTCTTCGTGATGGTGATGCTGGGCACCTGGCTGGCGGGCCGGAGAGCCGAGCAGCCCGAGGTCGAGTTCGCCGAGCCGCTCGGCGCGACGCCCACGCGCGTGCCGTTGCTGGACCGGCTGGGGCTGTGGACGGTGGTCGCCGTGGTGCTGGTGCTGCTCGCGTACGCCTACCCGATCTGGCACCTGATCAGCATGCCCCATTTCGGGTCGCCGCCCTTCACCCCGTTCTGA
- a CDS encoding cytochrome c oxidase subunit 2A: MSEMPEGGGQHPRGTLAVVGIYGLLFLLGWLAFYYLLFTPRGAVTP, encoded by the coding sequence ATGAGCGAGATGCCGGAGGGAGGCGGGCAGCACCCGAGGGGTACACTGGCCGTGGTGGGGATCTACGGCCTGCTGTTCCTGCTCGGCTGGCTCGCATTCTACTACCTGCTGTTCACGCCGCGCGGGGCGGTGACGCCATGA